From the Streptomonospora nanhaiensis genome, the window GTGGCGGTGCACTCGGCGCGGTTGAGCACGTCGTGGCGGGGGTCCGCGCGGTGCTCCACGCGGGCCAGCGGGACGGCCGTGTCCATCTCCCGCGGGGCGATAAGCGCGCACAGGTCGCGTGGCGCCGGGTCGGCCGCGCCGCCCCCCGACAGGAACGCCGCGGCCATTATCCACGCGCCCATCCCGCCCACGGCGATCCCCACGGCCGTCGTGCCGCGCGTCACCCAGACGACCGTCCGTTCGAGACGCGCCAGTTCCGCCCGGCCGTCCTTGGCCCCACCGTTCATCGCACCCCCCCGGGGGGAGTCTGGCAGAGCGGTATGAAGGAGGTGTGTGGGATGTCCGGAGTCGGGTGGTTGGGAAGTCGTGTACCGCCGCGGTGCCCGTGGGGCCGCTGAGTAGAGTGGTCCGTTGTCCGTTTCGGGGGAGAGCCAAGAGGAGGACGCCATGGCCGATAACGGTCAGCCCGGCGCCGCGACGGCGGGCGGCGGTGCCGCGCCGGTGTTCCGCCTCGCCGACGAGGCCGACATCCCGCTGCTGGTCGAGCTGGTGAACTCCGCCTACCGCGGCGACTCCTCCCGGAAGGGCTGGACCACCGAGGCCGACCTGCTGGGCGGCCAGCGCGTCGACGCCGAGGGCATCGCCGAGCTGCTGGCCCGCCCCGGCACCCGGGTGATCGTCGCCGAGGTCGGCGGCGACCCCGTCGCCTGCTGCGAGCTGGCCGGCGGACCCGGCGCCGACGGCGCCGCGGGCGGCGACGCCTACTTCGGCATGTTCTGCGTGCGGCCCGACGCCCAGGGCGGCGGACTCGGCGCGCGCGTGCTGGCCGAGGCCGAGCGGGTCGCCCGCCAGGAGTTCGGGTGCCGCCGCATGCGTATGACGGTCCTGCACCAGCGCGAGGACCTCATCGCCTTCTACGAGCGCCGCGGCTACCGGCGCACCGGCCGCTTCGAGCCGTTCCCCTACGGCGACCCCCGGTTCGGGCTGCCCAAGCGCCCCGACCTCGTCTTCGCCGAACTCGCCAAGCCGCTCACGGACTGACGGCGGCCCGGCCCGGCGGCCGGCCTCCGCGCGCCACGCCCCTCCACCCTGCCGGGCCGACGCCGGCCGCATATGTATACTGACCGGTATGGTTACTTCAGGCGAAGGGAGACGGCACATGCGGCCCACGACGGGGGCACCCGCGCAGTCCGGGCCGGGCACCGCCCCGGTGACACCGGTGGCCGACCTCAACCGGTGGGGCCGCACGGCTCACCCGGTGCCCGAGCGCATGACCGCCGTCGTCCTCACCCGCCACGGCGGCCCCGAGGCGCTGGAGGTCCGCCACGACGTCCCCACCCCCGGGCTCGCCGACGACCAGGTGCTCGTGGCCGTCGCCGCCGCCGGCATGAACAACACCGACGTGTGGAGCCGCGAGGGCGGTTACGGAACCGCGGGCGACCCCTCGGCGGTGGGCGGCTGGCGCGGGGTGCCGCTGGACTTCCCCCGCGTCCAGGGCGGCGACATCGCCGGGCGGATCGTGGGCGTGGGCGCGCGCGTCGACCCCGCCCGGCTCGGCGAGCGGGTGCTGGTCGACGGCGCCCTCTACGACTCCGACAGCCCCCACGCCAACGCCGTGGGCCTGCTCGGCAGCGAACGCGACGGCGGGTTCGCCCAGTTCGCGGCGGTCGAGGCGCGCCGCGCCCACGACGTGGGCGCCAGCCCGCTCTCCGACCGCGAACTCGCCGCCCTCCCGATCGCCTACGGCACCGCCGTGGGCATGCTGGAGCGCGTCGGCCTGGCGCCGGGCGAACGTGTGCTGGTCACCGGCGCGTCGGGCGGCGTGGGCCTGGCCCTGGTGCAGTTGGCGCGGGCGCGCGGCTGCACGGTGGTCGCCGTCACGACGGCCGACAAGCGCGACCAGGTCGCGGCGGCCGGCGCCGACCGGGTCCTGGAGCGCGGCGCGGTCCCCCGCGAGCACCTGGACGCCCCCGTCGACGTGGTGGCCGACGTGGTCGGCGGGCCCGCATTCCCCGACCTCGTCGACGCCCTGGGCGAGGGCGGCCGCCTGGTGACCGCCGGCGCGATCGCCGGAGCCGAGATCACCCTCGACATCCGCCGCCTCTACCTGCACACCCGGCGGATCGTCGGCTCGGCCATGTGGACCCCCGCCCACTACGACCGCCTGGTCGAGGAGGCCCGGCGCGGCGCCTTCGCCCCGGTCATCGCCGACACCTACCCCCTGGCCGAGATCGGCGCGGCGCAGCGGGCGTTCGCCGAGAAGCGGTTCGTGGGCAAGCTCGTGCTGGACGTCCCGCCGGCCGCGGCCGGGTGAGGACGGCCCGACCCGGACGCCGCGCCGGCGGTCAGTCGGTGCGCGGGGACCGCTTGCGCAGTTCGTCGATCAGCCGCGACGCCTCGGCCTTGGTGAGGTTCTCGGGGACCTCCTCCCCGCTCTCGCGGGCCAGGGTCTCCAGGTAGCTCAGCTGCGGCCCCGTGGCGGGCTCCTCGCCGGTCGCCCAGTCGTCGGGGTCCTTCCGGGGATCTTGCTCGGTCATGGGGCACCCCCTACCCCGGCGCCGCCGTTCACCCACGCGCGCGCGGGCTAGGGGTGGGACAGCGCGAAGGAGAGAAGGAACCCGGCGACGGTGATGACGCCCATCGCCAGGTGGGTGTCCTCGAACGCCTCGGGGATCATGGTGTCGGCGATCATCGCGAGGATGGCGCCCGCGGCCACCGCGGTGACCGCCGCCACCACGGGCACGGGCAGGCCGCCCACCACCGCGTAGCCCAGGACGGCCGACACCGTGCCCGCCGCGGCGATCCCGCCCCACACGCCGAACACGTAGGCCGGGCCGCGCCCCGAGCGCCGCATGCCCGCCGAGCTGGACAGGCCCTCGGGCAGGTTGCTGATGAAGACGGCCGCCACGGTCACCAGGCTGACCGCGCCGCCGTGCGCGATCCCCACCCCGATGACCGCCGACTCCGGCACGCCGTCGAGCAGCGCCCCCAATGCCAGCGCCAGCCCCGAGCCGGACCGCTCCTGTTCGGAGGGCGGGCGGCGGTGCGGCCCGGACCGCTTGCGGTGCCGCGCTCCCCGCCGGGCCAGGGCGAGGTCGCCCAGGGTGTAGGCGGCCGCGCCGACGAGGGTGCCCGCCACCGTGGGCACCAGCCCGCCCTCGCTGTGGGCCTCGGCGAGGAGTTCGAACGACACCGCCGACAGCAGCACGCCCGCGCCGAAGGCCATGACCGAGGCGGCCACCAGGCGGGGGACGCGCAGGGCGTAGCCCAGGACGGCCCCCACGAGCAGCGCGGACCCCGCCAGCAGGCCCCAGGCGCCTGATTCGAGCATCGCGGTCATGGGCGGCCCAGTACCCGCCGCGCGCCGGGGCAGTCGCCGGCGGCCGCGCGGGTGGCGGCGCGCCGACGGGCGCCCGGCGGGCCCGGCCGCCCCTAAAGCCCCGGACCCATGCGCCGCTCCAGTTGCTCGACGCGCCGCACCAGCGGCTGGAGGTGCTGCTGGAGCGCCGCCGCCAGCGCGCGTTCGGGGTGGCTCGCCGCCGGCGCGGGGGTCTGGGCGCGCAGGTGCACGTAGCCCGCCAGGGCGGCGCTGACCGTGCGGCGGGTGAGGCGGAGTTCGGCGCCGAGGTCGCGCAGCAGCTGCCCGGCCGCGCCGTCGGGTTCGGCGATCAGGCCCAGCAGCAGGTGTTCGCAGCCGACGTAGTTGTGGCCCAGCCCGACGGCCTCGGAGGCGGCGCGTTCGAGCGCGGCGGCGGCCGTGGGGCTGTAGAGGACCGAACGGTCCTCAGCGGCGGAACCGGCGGACTCGGCGGCGGGGTCGGTGTCACGGAGTCCGCGGTCGATCCGGGCGGGGTCGATCTCCAGCACCTTGAGGACGTGCAGGGCGAGGTTGGTGCCCTCGGCCACCATGGCGCCGAGCAGGTGGGCCGTGGTGACCTGCGGAGCGGAGTCGGCGCGGGCGGGCCGCCGCCCTCGGCGCGCGGCCCGCGGGCCGGCTATCCGCCCTCGAACACGATCTCCACGCGGCGGTTCTGCGCGCGGCCGGCGGGGTCGTCGTTGCCCTGGTCGTCGGTCTCCTCGGCCACCGGCTCCTCGGAGCCGCGTCCGCTGGCCTCGATCTCCGGCGCGTCGGCGCCAAGCTCGTCCAGCAGGGCGTCGCGCACCGCCTCGGCGCGGCGCTCGGAGAGGTCCTGGTTGTAGGAGTCCTCGCCCAGGCCGTCGGAGTGGCCGACCACCTCGACGGTGCCCGTGGCCCCGCGCAGCCGCTCGGCGATGTCGGCCAACTGCTGCCGGGCGTTGCCGGTGAGCGCGGCCTCGTCGAACTCGAACAGCACGTCGGCGGAGACCGTCACCGTGGTGGTTCCGCCCCGGACCTCCTCCGACTCCAGCGGCGTGATAAAGTTCTCCAGGTCGATCGGCTCGACCGAGCCGTCGGGGTCGATCGCCTCGACCGACCTCTCTAGGTCGGCCGGGCCCACCTCGGGGTCGGCGGCGGCCGGCAGCGCCGGGCCGAGGACCAGCAGCGCCGCCAGCGCCACCGCCCCGCTGCGCGGCGCCGTCACCGCTGCACCGGGATGCCGGTCACCGGCGGCAGGCTGCCCGCATAAAGGTCCATGGTCTCCACGTCCTCGGGCGGGGCGGCGTAGGTGTAGCTCACCTCGCGGGGCTCGCCGAAGGTCAGCGTGGTCTCGACCACGTCCGGGCCCAGCCGGTGGGCGTTGCCCGCGCGGACGACCTCGTGCCGGTTGAGGTTCACGGAGTCGACCAGGTAGGGGTAGGCGCCGAAGCTGCTCCACAGGTCGTACATGCTCGCGCCGTCCTGGCCGTCGCCGGTGTCGCCGGCGGTGATGGTGACCGTGAGGTGCATGAGGTCGCCCTGGACCTGGAGCGCGTGGATCTGCACCTCGGCCTCGCCGTCGGCCACGGTGTAGGGCCAGGTGTCCTCGGCGACGACCTCGGTGGTCTCGGTGGAGGCGGAGCCGCCGCCACCGCCGCCGTCCTCCTGGCCGCCGCCGGTGTCGTCGGCGGCCTCCTGGCCCTCGCCGCCGCCCAGGCCGCACCCGGACAGCAGGAAGGCGAGGGCCATCAGCGGAACCACGGCCCTGACGGGGGATCGCATCTGCGGCACTCCTCGGTTCGGGGGAAGGGATGGGGGAACCCGCCGGGTTGGACGCGGCCGGGCGCGGTTGCGTTCCCCCGCCCCCGGGTCACACCCGCGTGTCCTCCGCCTCCGCCGGCCGCGCCTGGGCGCGGCGCCGCCGCAGCAGGGAGACCAGCGGCGGAACCGCCACGACGGCCACCAGCACCACCAGCAGCGTCCCCGAGATCGGCCGGGTGAGGAACCCGGTGGGGTCGCCGTCGAACAGCAGCAGCGAGCGGCGCAGCGAACTCTCCAGCAGCGAGCCCAGCACGAACGCCAGCACCAGCGGCCCCGGCTCGAACCCGAACTTCTTCATCAGGTAGCCGAGCAGGCCGAAGACGATGACCAGGGCGATGTCGAACACGCTGTTGCGCACGGTGTAGACGCCCACCAGGGTGATCAGCACGGTGATCGGCGCCAGGATCGCGGCCCGCACCCGCAGGATCTTCACGAACAGCCCCACCAGCGGGATGCTCATGATCAGCAGCAGGATGTTGCCGATGTACATCGAGTTGACCACGCCCCAGAACAGCTCCGGCTCGGCGGAGACCAGTTCGGGGCCGGGCTGCACGCCGTGGATGAGCAGCGCGCCGAAGATCATCGCCATGGTGGCGTTGGCCGGGATGCCCAGGGTCAGCAGCGGGATGAACGACGACGTGGAGGCCGCGTTGTTGGCGGTCTCCGGCGCGGCCACGCCCTCCACCGCGCCGCGCCCGAACCGCTCGGGCGTGCGGGAGCGGCGCTTCTCCACCGCGTAGGCCGCCAGCGACGACAGTGTGGCGCCGCCGCCGGGCAGGATTCCCAGCAGGAAGCCGAGCACCGAGCCGCGGCCCATGGCGCCGGCCGATTGGCGCAGGTCGGCCCACGAGGGCCACGCGTTGGCCACCGTGGCGGGCGCGGCCGCGGCCGTGTGCCGCTGCTCCAGGTTGTGCAGGATCTCGCCGATGCCGAAGACGCCCATGGCGATCGGCACGAAGTCCAGGCCGTCGGCCAGGGACAGCGAGTCGAAGGTGAAGCGCTCGGCACCGGTGAAGGTGTCGCGGCCGACCGTCGCCAGCAGCAGCCCCAGGCAGGCGGCGATGACCGCCTTGAGCCGGCCGCCGTTGCCCACCGTGGCCACCAGCAGGATGCCCAGCAGCGCCAGCGCGGTGTACTCGGGCGGACCGAAGTCCAGGGCGAAGCCCGCCACCACGGGCGCGAGCAGCGACAGCGCCACGATGGACAGGGTGCCGCCCGCGAACGAGCCGATCGCCGCGACCCCCAGCGCCGTGCCCGCGCGGCCCTGCCGGGCCAGGGCGTGGCCGTCGAAGACGGTCACCACCGACGACGCCTCGCCGGGCAGGCGCAGCAGCACCGAGGTGATGGTGCCGCCGTACTGGGCGCCGTAGAAGATGCCGGCCAGCATGATGACCGCGGTCACCGGCTCGGTGCCGAAGGTGATCGGCAGCAGGATCGCGATGGTCGCGGCGGGGCCGAGCCCGGGCAGGACGCCGACCAGCATGCCGACCACGACGCCGATCAGGCAGTAGAGCAGGTTGACCGGTTCGAGGACGACGCCGAACCCGTCGATCATGGGGGTCAGGGAATCCATGCCACTTCCTAGGAGAGGGGCGGCCGGGGTGCGGGCCTAGAAGAGGTGGGGGATCGGCACGGCGAGCAGGCCGACGAACACCACGTAGAAGGCGGCCACGATGGCCACCGAGGCGATGGCCGAGAGCCGCCAGGACTCCCCGCCGAGGAAGCGCAGCCAGACCAAGGCCAGCAGCGCCGAGGGGATCTCGAAGCCGATCACGCCGACCACCGCGACGAAGGCGACCATGGTCGCGAGCGCGGCCACCACCCGCCAGCTCGCCGCGGAGAACACCTCGGTGTCGCGGGTGCTGCGTAGCTGCGGGAGGAGGGCCGCGCCCAGGACGGTGATGGCGGCGCTGATGAGCAGGGGCCAGGTGCCGGCCGAGGGCTCGGCGGGCGTGCCCACCCCCAGCGACCACGAACCGGCGATCCCGGCGCCGCCCAGGGCCATCACCACCAGCGCGACGGCGGCGTTGGCCACCGGGCCCATCGGCGCCGCCGCGGGCTCGTCGGGGTCGGCCGGGCCGTCGGTGGCGCCGGGGGCGGGCCCGGCGCCCTCGAGGGCGCCGGCGGGCGCGGGCGCCGCCGGGCGCGGCCCGGGCACGGACGCGTCCTCGGCGGGGGCGGTCGCGGCGGCCGCGTCCTCGCCCCCGCCGGGGCGCTCGACCGGGCGCGCGCTCACCGCTCCTCGCTCAGGTCGATCCCGTACTCCTCGACCATGCCCCGGTACTCCTCCAGGTAGCCGGTCCACTCCTCGGTGACCTGGGCGGGTTCGATCTCGTGCGGGGTGAGGAGGTTGTCCTCGTTGAACGACCGGTAGGAGTCGGTCTCGAAGACCGCGGTGAATGCCGTCCGCAGCTCCTCGACCACCTCTTCGGGGGTGCCGGCGGGCGCCACGACCGCGCGGTACTGGGAGACGCGCACCTCGTAGCCCTCCTCCACCGCGGTGGGGACGTCGGGCAGGTACTGGTTGGTGTCCTCGGAGAAGGTCACCAGCGGCACCAGCTCGCCGGCCTCGATCTGGGCGATGGCCTCGCCGAGCTGGACGGCCGCGACGTCGACCTCCTCGCCCAGGACGGCGGTGAGGGTGGGGGAGCCGCCGGTGAAGGGCACCGCGGTGCCGTCGACCCCGGTCCAGAAGCTGGAGCGCGAGGTCGGCGTGCGGCTCCTCGAACGCGACAGCCGCCGCGTGGTGCTCACCGCCGCGGGCGAGGCGTTCCTGACCGAGGCGCGGCGCCTGCTCGCGCTCGCCGAAAGCGCGCCCGACCTCGCCCGGCGCATCTCCGCGGGGTCGCGGGGCACCCTGCGCATCGGGTTCACCGCCGCGTCGTCCTACGGCGTGCTCGGCCGGCTGCTCAACACGCTGGAGCGCGAGCTGCCCGAGATCGACGTCGACCTGTTCGAGATGGTCACCCGCGAGCAGGTCGACGCCCTGCTCGGCGGCGAACTCGACGTCGGCCTGGCCCGCCCGCCCTTCGACACCGACGTGTTCGGCTCCCGGGTGCTGCACCGCGAGGGCCTGCTGCTCGCGGTGCCCGCGGCCCACCCGCTGGCGCGCCGCGACGGCGCGCTGAGCGTCGAGCACCTGGTCGACGTCCCGCTGATCATGCACTCGCCGACCAAGGCGCGCTACTTCTACGACCTGGTGGTGGGGCTGATGCCGATCGCCCACCAGAACGTCGTGCACACGGTGAGCCAGGTGCTGACGATGGTCTGGCTGGTGGCGGCCGGCCGCGGGGTGGCGTTCGTGCCCGCGTCGGCGACCGGGCTCGGCGTGGCGGGCGTGGTCTACAAGCAGCTCGCCGGACTGCCCGAGGACCCGGTGGAGCTGCACGTCATCTGGCTGCGGGAGTCGCGCAACCCGGTCATCCACCGGGCGCTGGAGGTGTGGGGCGCGGCACGCGGCGGCGCCGCGGGCGGCGCGTGACGATGCCGTGGCGGTATCGGACGATGTTCAGATTGTCTTGGACAGCATCGAAAACCGGTCCGTACGGTTACGCACAACACACCACCCCCCGCCTGGGCGGGCTTGACCTGCCGATCTAAGGACGCGCGTGAACACGATGCACCCCGGTGACCTCGCCGACCGGCTGAAGTCCGGCCTCCTGTCCTTCCCCGTCACCCACTTCGACCGCGACCTGGCCTTCGACGAGGCGCGCTACCGCGAGCACCTCGCCTGGCAGGCCGGACACGGCGTCTCCGGCCTGTTCGCCGCCGGCGGGACCGGCGAGGGCTTCTCCCTCACCCCCGCCGAGATCGACACAGTGGTGCGCACCGCCGTGGACGAGGTCGGCGGCACCGTGCCCGTGGTGGCCCCCGCCACCGGCGGCACCGCCGCGGCGGTCGCCCAGGCCCGCGCCGCCCAGGAGGCCGGGGCCGACGGCGTCCTGCTGCTGCCGCCCTACCTCACCGAGGCCGGGCAGGCGGGCCTGATCGAGCACGTGAGCGCGGTCTGCGCGGCCACCGACCTCGGCGTCATCGCCTACAGCCGCGCCAACGCGATCTACACCGACGAGACCGTCGCGGTGCTCGCCGACCGCAACCCCAACCTCATCGGGCTCAAGGACGGCGTCGGCAACATCGAGGCGATGACCCGCACCTACGCCCGCGTGGGGGACCGGCTCATCTACATCGGCGGGCTGCCCACGGCCGAGACCTTCGCGCTGCCGCTGCTGCAACTGGGAGTCAGCACCTACTCCTCGGCCATGTACAACTTCGCGCCCGAGTTCGCGCTGGGGTTCTTCGAGGCGGTCCGCGCCCAGGACCGGGAGGCGGTGTACCGCAAGCTCAACGAGTTCGTGATCCCCTACCTGGACATCCGCGACCGCGCGCGCGGGTACGCGGTGTCGATCGTCAAGGCCGGCCTGGACGCGGTCGGCCGGTACGGCGGCCCGGTCCGCCCGCCGCTGACCGGCCTCACCGAGTCCGAGCGCGGCGAACTGGCCGCCCTGGTCCAGAAGGTGGCGTGACCGCCGCGCGCCCGCACCTCCTCCACCACCACGAGGATCCGGAGAACCGATGACCACACAGCCCCAGTCCCTCGCCGGCCGCGACCGGGCCGCAACCGCCGACCGGATCACCTCGGTGGCCCTGTCCCGCGTGGACCTGCCGCTGGCCACGCCGATCAGCGACGCCAAGGTGCTCACGGGCCGGCAGAAGCCCCTCACCTCGGTGTCGATGCTGTTCGCCGAGATCCGCACCGAGGAGGGGTGGGAGGGGGTCGGCTACACCTACTCCAAGCGGGCCGGCGGGCCGGGCCAGTACGCCCACGCCCGGGAGGTCGCGCCCGAGCTGATCGGCGAGGACCCCAGCGACATCCAGCGGCTGTGGACCAAGCTGGTGTGGGCGGGCGCGTCGGTGGGGCGCAGCGGCCTGGCCACGCAGGCGATCGCGGCGATCGACATCGCCCTGTGGGACCTCAAGGCCAAGCGGGCCGGGCTGCCGCTGGCCAAACTGCTGGGCGCCCACCGCGACGCGGTCCAGTGCTACAACACCTCGGGCGGCTTCCTGTCGACGCCGCTGGAGCAGGTCGTGGAGAACACCCGCGCGGCGCGGGCGGCGGGTATCGGCGGGATCAAGATCAAGGTCGGCCACCCCGACAACCGCGAGGACCTGCGGCGCGTCGCCGCCGTGCGGGAGGAGCTGGGCGACTTCCCGCTGATGGTGGACGCCAACCAGCAGTGGAACCGCAGCACGGCCGTGCGGATGGGGCGCACGCTGGAGGAGTTCGACCTGGTGTGGATCGAGGAGCCGCTCGACGCCTACGACGCGGAGGGGCACGCGGCCCTGGCGCGTGAGCTGGCGACGCCGATCGCCACGGGCGAGATGCTGACGAGCGCCCGGGAGCACGAGGACCTGATCCGGATCGGGGCGGTGGACTTCATGCAGCCCGACGCCCCGCGCGTCGGCGGGGTGACGCCGTTCCTCAGCATCATGGAAAGCGGCAGGCGGGCGGGGGTGCGGATGGCCCCGCACTTCGCGATGGAGATTCACGTCCACCTGGCGGCGGCCTACGAGATCGACCCGTGGGTGGAGCACTTCGACTGGCTCCAGCCGCTGTTCAACGAGCGCCTGACGATCGCCGACGGCCGCATGCACATCCCGGACCGGCCGGGGCTCGGCTGCACGATCAGCGAGCAGGCCAGGGAGTGGACGGCGCAAAGCGTGAGAGTGGACGCCGACGGGCTGACCGACCTGAAGGTGTAGCGGAGAAGAAGGCAGGAAGGCAGTGCCCGGCGCCGCCCGAAGGGCGAGGGTGCCGGGCACTGCATGTTGCATGTGATGGCGGAGGATCCCCGCTGCGCGGGGAGCACTCGCGAGGTCCGGGAGATTTCCCGGACCTAGGAGGTCCATCCCCGCGCGTGGGAGAACACCCTAAATGACCTGGAACGCTATCCGGCCCTTGCTCCGTTTTCAGCCACTTCTGTGATTCGACTGGACGCCCCGCAGGGCAGGCTTGCGGGCGCCGCCCACCGCTCCCTCCGCCGGTCAGTCCTGCCCCGCCGGGGCCGTGGCCACCGCTCGGGCGGTGCGTCCGCCGGTTCCCGTGTCCGGGCGCTCGGCCGGGGATTCGGCACGCTCTTCCCGTTCCCCATCCCCTACCGCGCCGAACCTCGCCAGTACCTCGCCGGTCTCGCGGTCGGTCACGGCCGCGCGGACCGCCGGGCGGCGGCCCTCCACCGGGATCGCGAAGACGACGTCGACGTCCCGGCCGTCGCGGCGGCCCGCGAACGCGGCCAGGCTCCAGCAGCCCTGCCGCCACACGTCCTCGGGATCGTCGGCGACCACCAGGCCCGCGTTCGTCCGCCACACGTCACTCGCGCGCAGCCGGGCCAGCGCCGTGGAGACCGGCACCTCCCGCACCTCGCACGGGGTGCCGCTGAGCGCCCGCTTCCGCAGTTCCACCAGTTCGGGCGAGAGCGCGGCCAGCAGCGCCACCTCCACCACCAGCACCGCGCCATGGCCGAGCGTCGGCGCGGCCACCACCCCGGCGCCCGTCGCCGGGAGTTCCACGGTCACCCCGGCCGCCACCGCCAGCAGCGCCCCGCGCGTGATGCTGCGCCAGTCGACCGGGGTGGTGCTCAGCGAGCCGAAGCAGCCGCACCCCATGTCCGGGGCCGTGCGGCGCAGCACCACGAGCGCGACCGCCGCCCCGGCGAACAGGGCGGCGACGGCCCCGCGCGCGAGGCCGCCCGGCAGGCCCGGCAGCACCATCACCGCGACCGCCAGCACGCCCTCGGCGGCGCCGTTGGCCAGCGTGGCCGGCCGGCGCCAGCGCGGCGGAAGCAGGACCGCCGGGCCCTGCCCGCGCCGCGACCGGTCGGCGGACTTCGCCAGCGCCCCCAGCAGCAGCAACACCGCCAGCAGCGGCAGCTGCACCTCGCGGATCACCTCGGTCATCGCGCTCATCGCATCGCTCTCTCGGACATCGCGGTCATCCCCCCGGCACCGCCCGCTTCGTTCCCCCCGCACCGCCCATCACCGTCAGCCCACCACCATGGTCGCGTTGAAGCATCCGGACTCCGGGCGTCCGCCCAGGGCCAGGAAGCTCATCAGGGTGAGGTGGGCCAGGCGGCCCTGGGCGCCGTTGTCGCACACCGCGCAGACGTCGCAGAAGTGCGCCGCCGCCGCGCCGCACTCCACCACCGGGAGCGCGGCGACGGCACCGGTGCAGTCGTTGCGCAGGGTGAACGTCGTGCCGATCGACATCAGCGGCAGGTGGAGGCAGCTCTCGGGGCGGTCGCAGCCGTCGTGGCCGCTCGCGGCGTCCAGCGCCGGGTAGGCGGCGCCGCGCAGGTCGCTGTGCGGATCGGGGCGGGATCGGTCGGCGGCGGTGCCGTCCCGCCCACCATCGGCGCCGGGGCCGGGAGCGGGTACGGGGTCGTACCAGGCGACCGTGCCCGACAGCCGGACGCCCCCGGCCGCGCGCTCGGCCGCCGACCGCCGGGGCGCGGGTGGGCGCGGCGGGGCGTCCCACACGGGGAAGGGCGGCTGGGTGGTGACCGGCAGGGTCGCGTGGAACGCGCCGTCCTCCCACACGCCCACCGCGTCGAAGAGGTAACCGGGTTCGAGCACGGGGTGCCGCACGCCGATCCGCCCGGAGTAGCGGTAGGGCACCACCACCTCGCGGCGGGGCCGGCCGTGGCCGGCGTCGATCTCCAGGGTGTCGCCGGACCGGGCGGCGATGACGCCGGTGGCCCGGCCGAGCCGGACCCACACGCGCTCGGCGACCCACCCGCCGGGGCGGCAGCGGACGACGACGTCGTCGCCGACCCGCACCGCCGAGACCCCGGCCTCGCGGCCGCACCAGAACGTGGTGGCGGCCTCGAAGAGCAGGCGGTCCTCGCCCTGGGCGGTGGCCACGACAAGCAGGTGCGGGGTGACGTCGAGGACGGTGCCGCGCACGAGGGCGGCGGGAGGTTCGGCGTACGCGGGGGCGGCGCGCCCGCCCAGTACGGCGGCGGCCAGCCGCCGCCGATCGGCCGTCCGCTCCCGCATCCGCCCTCCCGGTGCCGCCGGTTCC encodes:
- a CDS encoding GNAT family N-acetyltransferase, coding for MADNGQPGAATAGGGAAPVFRLADEADIPLLVELVNSAYRGDSSRKGWTTEADLLGGQRVDAEGIAELLARPGTRVIVAEVGGDPVACCELAGGPGADGAAGGDAYFGMFCVRPDAQGGGLGARVLAEAERVARQEFGCRRMRMTVLHQREDLIAFYERRGYRRTGRFEPFPYGDPRFGLPKRPDLVFAELAKPLTD
- a CDS encoding zinc-binding dehydrogenase, with the protein product MRPTTGAPAQSGPGTAPVTPVADLNRWGRTAHPVPERMTAVVLTRHGGPEALEVRHDVPTPGLADDQVLVAVAAAGMNNTDVWSREGGYGTAGDPSAVGGWRGVPLDFPRVQGGDIAGRIVGVGARVDPARLGERVLVDGALYDSDSPHANAVGLLGSERDGGFAQFAAVEARRAHDVGASPLSDRELAALPIAYGTAVGMLERVGLAPGERVLVTGASGGVGLALVQLARARGCTVVAVTTADKRDQVAAAGADRVLERGAVPREHLDAPVDVVADVVGGPAFPDLVDALGEGGRLVTAGAIAGAEITLDIRRLYLHTRRIVGSAMWTPAHYDRLVEEARRGAFAPVIADTYPLAEIGAAQRAFAEKRFVGKLVLDVPPAAAG
- a CDS encoding DUF3072 domain-containing protein; translated protein: MTEQDPRKDPDDWATGEEPATGPQLSYLETLARESGEEVPENLTKAEASRLIDELRKRSPRTD
- a CDS encoding ZIP family metal transporter, whose product is MLESGAWGLLAGSALLVGAVLGYALRVPRLVAASVMAFGAGVLLSAVSFELLAEAHSEGGLVPTVAGTLVGAAAYTLGDLALARRGARHRKRSGPHRRPPSEQERSGSGLALALGALLDGVPESAVIGVGIAHGGAVSLVTVAAVFISNLPEGLSSSAGMRRSGRGPAYVFGVWGGIAAAGTVSAVLGYAVVGGLPVPVVAAVTAVAAGAILAMIADTMIPEAFEDTHLAMGVITVAGFLLSFALSHP
- a CDS encoding Clp protease N-terminal domain-containing protein, which gives rise to MAGPRAARRGRRPARADSAPQVTTAHLLGAMVAEGTNLALHVLKVLEIDPARIDRGLRDTDPAAESAGSAAEDRSVLYSPTAAAALERAASEAVGLGHNYVGCEHLLLGLIAEPDGAAGQLLRDLGAELRLTRRTVSAALAGYVHLRAQTPAPAASHPERALAAALQQHLQPLVRRVEQLERRMGPGL
- a CDS encoding OmpA family protein; this encodes MTAPRSGAVALAALLVLGPALPAAADPEVGPADLERSVEAIDPDGSVEPIDLENFITPLESEEVRGGTTTVTVSADVLFEFDEAALTGNARQQLADIAERLRGATGTVEVVGHSDGLGEDSYNQDLSERRAEAVRDALLDELGADAPEIEASGRGSEEPVAEETDDQGNDDPAGRAQNRRVEIVFEGG
- a CDS encoding tripartite tricarboxylate transporter permease, with translation MDSLTPMIDGFGVVLEPVNLLYCLIGVVVGMLVGVLPGLGPAATIAILLPITFGTEPVTAVIMLAGIFYGAQYGGTITSVLLRLPGEASSVVTVFDGHALARQGRAGTALGVAAIGSFAGGTLSIVALSLLAPVVAGFALDFGPPEYTALALLGILLVATVGNGGRLKAVIAACLGLLLATVGRDTFTGAERFTFDSLSLADGLDFVPIAMGVFGIGEILHNLEQRHTAAAAPATVANAWPSWADLRQSAGAMGRGSVLGFLLGILPGGGATLSSLAAYAVEKRRSRTPERFGRGAVEGVAAPETANNAASTSSFIPLLTLGIPANATMAMIFGALLIHGVQPGPELVSAEPELFWGVVNSMYIGNILLLIMSIPLVGLFVKILRVRAAILAPITVLITLVGVYTVRNSVFDIALVIVFGLLGYLMKKFGFEPGPLVLAFVLGSLLESSLRRSLLLFDGDPTGFLTRPISGTLLVVLVAVVAVPPLVSLLRRRRAQARPAEAEDTRV
- a CDS encoding tripartite tricarboxylate transporter TctB family protein, which produces MSARPVERPGGGEDAAAATAPAEDASVPGPRPAAPAPAGALEGAGPAPGATDGPADPDEPAAAPMGPVANAAVALVVMALGGAGIAGSWSLGVGTPAEPSAGTWPLLISAAITVLGAALLPQLRSTRDTEVFSAASWRVVAALATMVAFVAVVGVIGFEIPSALLALVWLRFLGGESWRLSAIASVAIVAAFYVVFVGLLAVPIPHLF
- a CDS encoding tripartite tricarboxylate transporter substrate-binding protein, with amino-acid sequence MPFTGGSPTLTAVLGEEVDVAAVQLGEAIAQIEAGELVPLVTFSEDTNQYLPDVPTAVEEGYEVRVSQYRAVVAPAGTPEEVVEELRTAFTAVFETDSYRSFNEDNLLTPHEIEPAQVTEEWTGYLEEYRGMVEEYGIDLSEER